The Spirosoma foliorum genome has a window encoding:
- a CDS encoding ABC transporter permease has translation MTASSEVPGQEIFWTDEWQRFHQPAAEYKLCRMLAVDEDFIPTCHIKLLAGRNFDNELVLDNDAVIINQSFPGNAFDYFFLDDHFPQQYESDERVGSLLSWLAVLAIRIACLGLLGLALFTTKQRTKEIGIRKVLGASTESIVTLLAKAFLKPVGLAVLLASPLGWYAMSWWLEGFAYKTAIKWWTFVVAGGLAVSIALLTISFQSVKAALMNPVMSLRSE, from the coding sequence GTGACAGCTTCCTCCGAGGTTCCGGGCCAAGAGATTTTTTGGACCGACGAATGGCAGCGGTTCCATCAGCCAGCCGCCGAGTATAAACTGTGCCGGATGTTGGCCGTTGACGAAGACTTTATTCCGACCTGTCACATTAAGTTGTTAGCGGGGCGTAACTTTGATAACGAGTTAGTGCTGGATAACGACGCGGTGATCATTAACCAAAGCTTTCCCGGTAATGCCTTTGACTACTTTTTCTTGGATGATCATTTTCCGCAACAATACGAGTCGGATGAGCGGGTAGGCTCTCTGTTGAGTTGGTTGGCGGTGTTAGCGATTAGAATTGCCTGTTTAGGTCTTTTAGGGCTGGCTCTCTTCACGACTAAACAGCGCACTAAGGAAATTGGTATTCGTAAAGTACTGGGAGCCAGTACTGAAAGTATTGTCACGCTGTTAGCCAAGGCTTTTCTCAAGCCAGTCGGTCTGGCTGTTCTACTAGCTTCCCCGCTGGGCTGGTATGCGATGAGTTGGTGGTTAGAGGGGTTCGCTTATAAAACGGCCATCAAGTGGTGGACATTTGTGGTTGCCGGTGGTCTAGCGGTCAGCATTGCCTTACTAACAATAAGCTTTCAAAGTGTGAAAGCCGCGTTGATGAATCCGGTCATGAGTTTGCGGAGCGAGTAA
- a CDS encoding RNA polymerase sigma factor — translation MDNPFQLNYTDQVDTDLVQLAVSGDKKALQNLIIRHQLFVYNLALKMTKCVEDAEDLTQEVFIKSITALSKFEGKSKFRTWLYRITVNHFLTTKKRKSELEIVDFETYFNSIDKMPNQELSNQEQTDLTDSIEELRISCTAGMLLCLDREQRMIYILGELFTIDHNLGSEILGISAGNFRIRLMRARQDLYNWMNERCGLVNKSNPCRCSKKTKAYIEAGLVDPTNLKFNTRYKKKIYEISEQNSGAITDTIEDLTKSIFQQHPLQEPLESSKIIGEIFNNNLIKLILNS, via the coding sequence ATGGACAATCCTTTTCAACTTAATTATACTGACCAAGTGGATACAGACTTGGTACAATTAGCTGTTAGTGGCGATAAGAAAGCATTGCAAAATCTTATTATCAGACATCAACTGTTTGTCTATAATCTTGCTTTAAAAATGACAAAGTGTGTTGAGGATGCGGAAGATTTAACCCAAGAGGTATTTATAAAATCGATCACAGCGCTTTCTAAATTTGAAGGGAAGAGCAAGTTTAGGACTTGGCTTTATAGGATAACGGTTAATCATTTTTTAACTACTAAAAAGCGAAAATCAGAATTGGAAATAGTTGATTTTGAAACCTATTTTAATTCGATTGATAAAATGCCGAATCAGGAATTATCGAATCAGGAACAAACTGATTTGACAGATTCAATAGAAGAGTTAAGAATTAGCTGCACAGCCGGTATGCTACTTTGCCTGGACAGAGAGCAACGAATGATTTATATACTTGGCGAACTGTTTACCATAGACCATAATTTAGGGTCTGAAATTTTAGGCATTTCAGCGGGAAACTTCCGTATTCGTTTAATGAGGGCTAGGCAAGATTTGTATAATTGGATGAATGAACGATGCGGTTTAGTCAATAAATCTAACCCTTGTCGATGCTCAAAAAAAACGAAGGCCTATATAGAAGCCGGTTTAGTTGACCCTACTAATTTAAAATTCAATACGCGATACAAGAAAAAAATATACGAAATTTCAGAACAAAATTCAGGTGCAATTACGGACACAATTGAGGATTTAACTAAAAGCATATTCCAGCAACATCCTCTACAAGAACCCTTGGAATCGTCAAAGATAATTGGCGAAATTTTTAATAACAATCTGATAAAACTAATTTTAAATTCCTAA